GGGTCGTGGTCGGGGTCGCGGTCGGGGTCGGGGTCGTGGTCGGGGTCGCGGTCGGGGTCGGGGTCGGGGTCGTATTAAAAAGGAGCAGACATGCCAAAGAAGAACCAACCCAAGCAAGCACTCGCCGACTCCGTCGCCCAAGACTGGGCGCACCAGCACACGGTTACGATCAACAGCAAGCGCCGCGTCCTGGAGTTCGAAGCCAGCGAGGTGGAGGGCGCCATTGCCGCGCTGAGCACCGATCTGGCGAATCAGCGACGGAAGAAGGCGACCCTCGAAGCGATGATCAGAGGGTTGACGTCGGTGGTGGCGAAGAGGTAGGTCGAGGGGGTTTTCAGGCTTACGAGGACCGGCCAGGTTAAACGAACTGAGCCGGTCCCTTCTGTTACTATTCAAATCCTGCCGAATCGTTCCTGGCCAGTCCTCGTCAGTTCCTCTGTATAGTGTATAAGAAACTCAGTCTTTATACATTCACAGTGCCTTGCCATCCGGCATCCGCGCTCCGTTCCCATACCCAGCCATCACGCCGCCCGATCCGTCGCTGATCGTGCACGTGTGGATGAAGCCAACAAGGTCTCCTTCGTCCTCGCCGCACGTCCCGTCGAATTGGTCCTGCGCCGAACATTCGAAGTTCGTTATTGCGAACGGCGCGTTACGTCCATTCCTCTGCGATAGGCCCATCCTCCCGTCGTTGAACGGATTCAGCGTATCCCGGATGTGTCCCTGGTAGGTCGCTGGGTCGGTGCGCGCCATGTGTGTGTCGCCCTGGTAGTGCCCGCCAGTCAGGTACGGTTGCATCGCCGTCCACCATGAGAAGCGATCGTGGACAAACGTCGACTGGTACGCGTCGTTCCACGTCTCGCCGCCAGTCTTCCACCAAGCCATCGCGTCTCGAATCCAGTGCGTATAGATCGGCACGGACTGCGGCATACGATCAGCGACGTACGCGATGATCGAGATCGTCGCGTTGCCCGGCGCATCGTTCATGATCTGATCCATCTGCCAGCATGGGCACACTTGGTCGATCAACCATTCGCCGAGCAGCGCGTCGATGTATGGATCGAGCAGCGGCTTCCAGAACGAGGCGTCCTGGTTGAATTGGAAGCCGGGAAACTCGTTCGCGATGAACCAGACGTCGAGGAACAGGCCGACGCCCTGCGCCTTTCGTGACACGGCCTTGAAGCGTTCGAACCCAACGTAGTAGAGCGCGTGGCTCAAGCTTCGCTGCAGGTGCGTGTAGCCGTAGCCGCAGTAGAGGCGCAAGAACTCCTCGACCACCCAGTCCGGATAGTTGTCGAGAAGCGCGGCCATCACGCACTCAGGATTAGATGCATTCGAGCCAGCCACGACCGGTGCGCCCTTGACGCGCAGGCCGCAGAACTGACCCCGATAGAAGTAGAGGTCAGGTCCGCTCAGCGGCGCGGACGTCAAGACGTGGTCGTAGTTGACTGGCTGCGGAAGCGGTCCAAGTGGTGCCCTCGGGACCAGAGGAGGCGGCGTGGGTTTCGTCTTCCCTCCGAGCAGGATGAGGCTGCTGGACTTCATACGAGCCTGAACATTACCACGACCGAGTTGAATCCTGGCCCGCCGTCCGAGTCGTAGACCAGGACGTCTCCGCTCAACGTCGCCTGACACCACGGCGAGTCGGCCGTCTCCCACGAACGCAGGTCACGGACCACGCCGTCTGGCTGGACGACCATCGCCACGCCGTTGCGAAAGACGAGCGTCTTGCCAGGTGCAGCCTGCGACAATTGCGTCGTGATTCGTTGGTAGTGCGGAACGGCATCCGCGACATTGAAGATGTATCTCATGTTTGAATCCTATGGAAAGGTGACCGTGAATCCCGTCGATTGTTCTCTCGAGCAACCAGCCAGGTTGCGAGCGAAGATGCTGAACACGTAGGTCGCCGGGCCGGGCGGCATCGTGAACCAGAGGGAGCCGCTGGCGTGCAAGTTGTCTCCTGTCATGATGCTGTCAGGTACGTCGACGCCGTTCGCCTTGATCGACGCAAACACGATCGGAGAGTTTGGCGACGCCGTCCTGAAGCTAATGTAGGCGATCGTCCCGGGTCCGCCTGTTCCCGTCTTGTTCAGTTTCCCAGTCGGAAAGATTAGGACGGCCTTCGACCCGAGCGGATACGCGCATGGATCCGTGCCTGGTACGTCGAACGACACCTCAACGGAGTATGGGCCTGTAATCGTCGCGTTGTACGCCTGGAGGGCAAAGTACGTCCGCGTGCCGATTGGCAATCCAGTCACGACGACCGACGTCACGCGACCGGGCACGTCGACGACCGTCGTATAGGCGTGGCTGACGGTCCCGAACGACAGCTTATAGCCGATGACGTCGGGCTCGGGATTCTGATTCCACGAAGCCGTCGCCGTCTGCGCGCGCAGCGGCGCCGCGAGTAAGAGCAAAGGCACTATTGCCGCTGCGCGCGTCCACATGATCGTTTCTCCTTACGTCGGGGCGTTGGCCGCGTCGTCGCCCTGCAGTTGCGCGACCTGCGCGGTAACAGCGGCGATGTGAGTGTCGAGCTTCTCGCCGATGGCGGTGAGCCCGGCGACCACCTGCGGGTCGGTGGCCTGTTGCTTGAGCGCGGCGATCTCTGCCGAGAGACCCTGCAGAACCGACGTGTTGGTCTGCAGCGCTGCCGTCATCGCGTCGTCCTTCGCGACGAGCGCGACGATTTTCGCGTTCACTGAATCCAAAGCTGTCTGTTCATCTGCTGTCATTTGAAGTACCTGCGCCTCTAGGGCGCTCACGCGCGCGGTTAGTAAATCGATCTTCTGGTTCGCGCTCCCAGAGTCGATGTGGAGGTGCAAGGTCGAAACTCCGTGGTCGGTGTGAATCGTGATGTCCATGTTACTGTACGCCTCCACAAGTAAACGCGTAAACGTCGGTCGTGCTCGGCGCCGTGCCGTTCGTGACCACCGTGATCGTGGTGGTCGTCGTGACCACGGTCAGCGGCAGCTTCCCGACGACCATGCCGGCCTTCGCCATCGACGCCGTGCAGGCTGGCGCCGCAGCCCAGGTCCCGTTGAACGTAACGACGAATCCAGAAGCCGGAGAGCCAGACGAGCCCATCGTGACAAGCATGAACGTGTCGCTGCCGACGACGCTCGGCGAGGTGCCACAGTTGCTCGTGCACGTTGGCGCCGTCGTCTGCGCCACGGCGAGCTGGGACGCGCCGGTCCCCGTTCCCTGCAAGAGAATCTTCGCCGTCCCGGCGACGAGGCCGCCCGCAGCCGGCATCCGCCAGCGTTCGGCGATCGTGCCGCCGTTGGTCGTGTAGAATCGCCAGTCCGCCGTGATGTTCGTTCCAGAGGTCGCCGACAAGACATTATAGATGCCGCCGCCACGCTTCTCGCCTCCGGCCGTCCCTGTCGTGCCGAACTCCAGTCCGCCGAGGAAGGTCGTTGAGGCTGTCGCCGTCGAGGAGGCCGTGTAGTTGCCGCCTGTCGATCCGCCGACGATCGAGACGTTCAGTCCACCGGAACCGAGGCCAGCCGTGCCGCCGCTTCCAATCCGCCACTGGCCAGCATTATCAACGTCGAGCACCTGTGTCCCGCTGCCATTAGCCAGGATGACGTTGTTCGAGAGGGTGGTCGTTAACCCAGTGATGTTCGCGCCGATGATCGTGTTCGCAGTCCCTGTCGTGACGCCATTCCCGGCATTGTAGCCAATGACCACGTTATCGTCGCCGGTCGTCGAGGTGAACGCCGCCGAGTTCCCAACGTAGGTGTTCCTATCACCACCGGTACTGACGAACCCCGACTTGTACCCGAGGTACGTATCAGCTTGCCCGGTCTCAATCTGACCCGCGAATGATCCAACCGCCACGTTGAAACTGCTCGTCGTCTCAGTCTCCATCGCCCGAGTGCCGATGTACACGTTTGAGGCACCGTTTGTGTTCGCTGCGCCTGCATTATATCCTAGGCACGTCAGGCTGAAGCCTGACGTGTTCGTCGCGCAGGCGTTCACTCCAAAGAAACTATTGTTCGCCCCGTCGGCGTTGCCGAGACCCGCGTCGAAGCCGAAGGCCGTGTTGTTCGTACCAGTCGTCAAGTTGTGCAGCGCGGCGTAGCCAAACGCCGTGTTGTCCGTCCCAGTCGCCGTCAGATTCCCGGCATTCGTGCCGCCGTAGTAGTTGAACTTCGCGGCGTCAGAGTTCAAGAAAATCTCGGCAAACGTCTTCGCCGTGATCGTCGCGTCCATCTTATAGACGTGGCCTGCCGTGTTGTGCGCGACGCCGGTCGTGCTCTCCTGCCCTCGAACGATCGTCAGCGTATCGGTCGAACGATTGGTGACGCGTACGATCTCCTTGTTCGGGTCAGACAGCGCGCTCGCGTAACTCGTCGAGTCGTACCAGACGGCGTTGAAGGCGCAGCCTGCCGGTAGGTGCGCGCCTTCTCCCGAGCTGAGCACGACCGTCGTGGCCGATGCATTGTAGCCGGTCGACACAGTGACGAGGCCGAAGTTCACGAAGCAGTCCAGCGCCGACGCTGGCAGGACAGACACAAGCACAAACAGCAATACTACTAGACTACGTTTCATCATTTCCCTCAGATCACAAAGGCGGTCGCACCATGAAGTCTGACGTACATCGACAAGCTCGGTGTTCCGAGTTGCGCTGTCACGACGACGTCTTGATTCGCCGTCATGTCGACTGCTGACGCATTGTGTACAGCGTTGAACGGAAGTCCGCCCATCAACAGAAGACCGCCGCCACCTCCTCCGACCGCGTCACGATTTGGAGCTACACCAACCGCATTGAGGTCAGCTACACCGCCGAGGACAAGTGAACCGCTAGCGCGTTGCGCGTTTGTAGCCCCGGCCATAATAATGCGTTGGTGCAGCTGCCAAGCACTGCGACTTGCACTTGTATTAACGTTCAACGCAGTCGCGGTGAATAACACCGTTCCGGCGAGCCCGCCGAGACGAACTCGGATGGTGATATCGTGAACAACACCAGTATCATTCAAGAGATCGCCGAAGGCGTCAAGGTCATATATCCCATCTGTGCCAAGAGTATTTCCAACGATCGTGTCGGTGAACAGCGCTGTCTCAGCTACCGTGTTGATAACTGTAGTTAGTGTAGTGACACGCGCATGACGCTTCGCGCAGAGATCGGATTGCTCCTTGAGGTAGTTCGTGTTCTCGCTGACGTACGTCTGCATGTCGGCGACCGAGAGTGGCGATGCCGTCCAATTCTTGATCGCTGTCCACAGGCTCATTTAAAATCCTTCAGAATGGAATCAGTACTGCCGCAGAGTCCAACGCGCTCGTGCCGAGGATGAAATAGTTCCCACCGAACGGGTCGGTCGCCGGAGTCAATACGTACGTTGCCGACACCCACCGATCGGCATCGACAGTCAGCGTGATGCCGTTGACGAAATAGTCGTTGGCAACACCGGTCATCGTCTCGACGATCTGCAAACGGCTGCTGACGTCGGTCGCGAGGATGTGCGTCAGGCGGTCGGACGTCGTTCCGTGGACCATCACGGTGCGTGCATTCGCGATCGATGTCAAATACTTGGCGAGGTAGTAGTCGGCCGCCGCCTGTCCCACCTCGAAACTCGCTTCGAACGGCATGTCGATCCGCAGCGGCCTGATGCCGTTCGCAGCGATGCTCGGCGCATCGAGCGCACTGGCCGTCAGGGTGCCGTGATCCTTGATGGCGCGTCCGCGCAGCTTGTTCGTCCGCAGATACGATGAAGACGCGCCGCCGTTGGTGACGGCAAACTCCGCATTGCTCGCGACCGCCGTGACGATGATCGTGAAGTCTGCCGTGACGTCGGTCCCGGTCCCATCCTGCACGGAATTGGCCGAGTAGTCCATGTAGGTAGCGATGTCCTGTGGCTGCACGTCGGTCGCGCCGATCGCGTCGCCGGTCACCGGGTCGCGATACGTCGCCTGGAACGTCTTCGTTTCGCCTGCCTGCACGAGGATCGGGTCAGCCATCGCATAGACGACGGTCGTTGGTGCTTCGTCGACCACCTTTGGGTGAACGGTCACGTAGACGGCATTGACGATGTCGGCACGCGCACTCGGTGCTTCGACCTCGGAGATGTCGGCATCTGTTAGCACCCAGTCTGGCGTCGTGTGGAGGAGCCGCGTATGCCGCGACTCGCCGCGCAGCGTGCCGTCCGCTGCGATGTAGATCGATCCCTGCTCGCTGGCAGCCACGTCTCCGAAGGCAGCCAGCGCCACCTGGTTGACTCCGGCCTGCGTTAGTGCCCACGGATAGGCACTCGTGCCACCGTCAAAGTTTGTTGCCTCTGGCTGCTCTGGCATCGCCGCAACGATGGCTGCGTAGATTTCATCCGATCGCTTGCCGACTTGCTCGCCAACGTCTGTCGTCAGTGACCACTGAGCTGCAACGTCCATCCAATCGACGATCGTAACCATGGCGATACGCTCGTTGTGGATGCCGGAGATCGGATCGATGACGTCGATCTTTCCGACCAGACGCGTAATCCACCGCGCGACAGCCGGATCGTAGAATCGAATGCGGCAGCGCAAGCCGAATCCCCAGCCTGCACGCTTGTTGACGTTGAACGGCGAATAGTAGCCCCTTAGTCCAGCGCTGTTCGACTCGCCGTTGGCCATGCCAAAAGCGCCAGTCCCCGTCGGCGCAACAAGATCCTTCGGCGTCCCGCCGCTCAGTCCAGTCTGGATGTGGATCTCGGTCGGGATGAGCACGTCCTGCGTGATGTCGACGAAGACGCCGACGATCTCCACCTCGATGCTGAACTGCGCAGAGAGCGTAGGTGGAGCCGGACCCGAGCCTGACGACGAATCGCCAAGCGGCGTCGTACCAAGCGGATCGGTGCCTAGTGGACTCATGAGGCCATCACGTCGCGCATGACGCGCGTCAGGGTGCGTGGGAACTCACGGTCACGTATCGCTATCATCTTCAACGTCGCCGCCATCGTGCGCTGCTGCTCGGCGAGCGACTTGATGTTCACGGCCGTCGAGTTCGTGTCGGAGACGCTCTGGACGGACTCGCCGGGCGTGAGCATCGCCGGTACGACGTCGGTGCCTTGCGGGGTGAAGTTCGGCGTGAGCACGTTGTCCGTGCCGGTGGCGAAGTACGAGATGCCGGTGGCGGTCACGCGACCGCCCATTGCGGCGTACGCTTGGTCTCCTGGGAGGACGCTGTTGTAGACGTCCGTGTGGACGGTTTCGACTTCTGTCGTGACCTTCGAGGGGATGTTGTTGAGGCTCGCCGTCAGACCGTTCGACCCAGAGATTTTGTCGACGAGTTCAGAAATCTTGTCGATGAGGATCTGGAACTGCGTCTTAATCGGATCGGCGAACTTCAACCCTGACAGGTCAGTCAGCAAGTTTCCATTCGTATCCGTCAGCTGGTTGGTCTTCTCCAGTTGATCGACCCACGGCTGCATGTTCGCAGGGATCGCCGTTCCGAACTGCAGTGAGTCGTTCACGAGATCGTTGATCGGCTTCCGCATAATGCGGAGTGCCTCGTCGGTGTCGTCGAGTCCGCGCTGCAGCGTGTCGAAGTCGTTGATGATTCCGGCGGCCGTGTCGCTGATCTTTGCCGCCTCGAACTTCGGTCCGAGGGACGTCAGATCGTTGCCATACTTCGAGGCGATGTCGCTCATCGACTTGAAACTGACGCCAGTGCTCCCCGTCAGCGCGTCAAACGCTGACTTGGCGTTATTTGTCAAAACGCCCATATCGTCTAGCTTCTGAAGACTTGCTTGCAATGCTGGTGGCAATTTTGCGCCCATCGCAAGTCCAGCATTCAAGGCATTCGTAAAATCGCCATCGAGGATATTGGTGACGAACGCCGCGCGCTGGATCTTGTCCGTAATGTCGCCGATCGCCTTGTCGACAGCGGCTGCACCGGCATCGGTATTCCACATGGCCTTGAGAGCTGCCTGGGCTTGATCACCAGATAGTCCGAGTCGAGCGAATGCTTCTCCAACAGTGTTGATTGTTCCCTGCACGCCGCCCATCGCATCCTGGAACTTAATCACGTCGGCACGCGCCTGCTTGACGTCGGCACTCAAGCCGGTGAAGTGTTTGATGAGAAGCGCCACACCGACCGCCGCTGCGCCGATGCCGAGAGTCATAGCACCGGCAGCAACCGTCGCTCCGACGCTTCCTGCAGCGAACCCGGCGATGCCTACCGTTGCCGCCGTCGCCGAGATCGCTGCTCCGGCGAGCGCTGTTCCGGTAGCGATGATGGTGTTGGTCGTGTTGTTCAATCCAGCTACGTTCCCGAGGATTGACGTGCCAGCTACGCCCGCGCCGACAGATGCGCTCAACGCTGCCTTGATTTTCGGTGCTACGGCAGATAACTTTTTTTCAAATGCTGACATGAAGTCGCCAGCAATTTGCGAGCCGAGCGCTCCGATGGCACCGAGCACTCCGCCACCGCCTGAAAACGCATTCGAGAAGATCTGTGGGATACTCTTAAGCGTCGTCAGAAGCTGCCCTGTCAGTGTCGCATTGAACTTTTTTGTCTCCTCGTCAGCGATTTGAAACCCTAGCTTGATCTTGTCGATCTCATCGGACTTTGTCCCGACATTTTCAAGATTAAGGACAACGCTCTTAAATCCATCGACAACTGGTGGGATCGACTTCTCGACCATCTTCATCGCTTCGTTAAGAGCAAGCTGTGTCTTCAGAAGCTTCAACTCCCGATCGTCAACAGCACCGATGGCCTTCTCCAAACCGAAAAGATTCTCAGTCTCGATCTTGTGGACGGCGGCCGTCTCCTTCTTGAGTTCCGCCCACTTCTTTTCGGCGCCGATGACGTCCTCGATGACAAACTTGCTCGTCTTATAGATCTGCGCAAGCGTCTCGGCTCCGACGCCTCGTGCGTGATCGGCGGCGATACCCTCGTACATCGCGACGCCAATCTTATCCATCACGACCAAATAATCTGCGCCAGTCTTCGAGTTATACTCCAGCAATGCCTCGTTGTACTTCTTCTGCGACTCGGTCAGCTTGTCAGTCGTGAACTTGTGCTTGTCTATAGCAGCGGCAGTATCTTTTTCTTGATCAGATAGAATCTTAGAGCCTTCTACCGTTGTCGTGATAGAGGCAGCCCAGTCACTGGTTGCTTTATCTGCCTTAATCGATTCTTCTGTCACATGGCTAGTCGCGACCATCGAGGCAGCTGCGGTAGAACTAAAGCCTTGAAAAATGAGTGATACAAACTGCACGCCATCGCTGAGCTTCCGTACCCAGGCAACGTTCTCCTCAAGCCAGCTACCAAGCTTATACCCGACAACGAGTGCACCGACAGCAAGAGCGAATGTATTAACTGACAACGTCGCCGTTCCCAAAGCTCCGGATACTGCCGTTACTCCACCAGACATCAATCCTGTTGTCGCAGTATACGTAACACTGATCGCGTTAGCCGCCGTTGTCGCTACTGTAAATAACCATGTTCCAGCCTCTGCAAGAAGCAGCGCTCCCTGATAGGCAATGAACACTTCAGCCGCGAGCTTGATGACCGGCCAGAACTGCATGCTGAAGTCGTAAGCGTCCTTCACGCCGTGGGCGAAGTCGACGACGTAGGGGACGACGGCCGTGACGCCTCGGGCGAACGCGTTGATGCCGCCGAGAAGAGCCTCGGTGATGCCCTGCTTGTCCGCGCCGAACGCCGCGCTGACTGCGGCACCGATGGCGTCGAGCGCCGCGTTGACGTCAGCGGAAGACGCCACGCCTTTGCGCAACTCGTCCAGCCAGTCGTCGAACGCGACCTCTCCCTGCTTGATCTTTTCGGCGAAACTCAGCTGCGATTCCCCGAGCCTATCGACGTATGTCTTTGTCGCGTCTAGGATGGCGATGCGTTTGCCTTCGAGCTTGCCTGCCGCG
The DNA window shown above is from Gemmatimonadota bacterium and carries:
- a CDS encoding fibronectin type III domain-containing protein: MWTRAAAIVPLLLLAAPLRAQTATASWNQNPEPDVIGYKLSFGTVSHAYTTVVDVPGRVTSVVVTGLPIGTRTYFALQAYNATITGPYSVEVSFDVPGTDPCAYPLGSKAVLIFPTGKLNKTGTGGPGTIAYISFRTASPNSPIVFASIKANGVDVPDSIMTGDNLHASGSLWFTMPPGPATYVFSIFARNLAGCSREQSTGFTVTFP